From one Doryrhamphus excisus isolate RoL2022-K1 chromosome 9, RoL_Dexc_1.0, whole genome shotgun sequence genomic stretch:
- the smarcal1 gene encoding SWI/SNF-related matrix-associated actin-dependent regulator of chromatin subfamily A-like protein 1 isoform X2, which produces MSLQLTAEQQRRIEENRRKALERRAQRVGQTIATNSHGSMEGINGTSVPNRFAAFSSKDSFTSSNQNNYPKLHQTSGSGNQSCSSSIQIPPKDAHSPASFQHVSHPITSIDGSTGGKPLHPNYPSPSNAAASVFYKQPSKPTSDSASTSKAVPAKKPALSTRGKCVLHTEGRFRVEVGYNADLVAVFKSIPSKSYDPAMKMWSFSMEDYQELMTQAASIASVSLRPLDGAQAADAASPTSRAQDRLALNALLKLCNGWQKPDAVLQGQCTLVSCTKFEVDVGYHVDVIAAFKQMPSKTYDMKSRKWSFSLEDYMRLMELLGGIAAVEVEPLPRAIVQAFSARFEGLQARSSDVPAADLSHVDPLITSSLMPFQRDGVNFAVFKEGRLLLADDMGLGKTVQAICIAAYYRKEWPVLVVAPSSVRFTWAESFRRWLPSLSPGSINVVVKAKDNLRAGLVNIISYDLLSRMDKQLPGKHFDILIMDESHFLKNIKTARCKAALPLLKTAKRVILLSGTPAMSRPSELYTQILAVKPTLFPRFHEYGLRYCGAKQLAWGWDYSGSSNLSELKLLLSECLMLRRLKSDVLAQLPSKQRKVVTVTIDGVSNRTKAALSAAAKELAKGHNNKKDEKEALLIFYNHTAEAKLQAIMEYITDMLECGREKFLVFAHHKLVLDHITSELVKKDVALIRIDGATPSSERQLLCDKFQNSNKTCVAVLSVTAANMGLTLHAADLVIFAELFWNPGVLIQAEDRVHRIGQTNNVNIHYLVATGTADDHLWPMIEAKMKVLEQVGLSESNLSAHAATARFHSKDRACPSSAVPHVPW; this is translated from the exons ATGTCCTTGCAGCTGACTGCCGAGCAGCAGCGGAGGATTGAGGAGAACCGACGGAAAGCCTTGGAGAGGAGAGCCCAGAGAGTTGGGCAGACCATCGCCACCAACAGTCATGGCTCCATGGAGGGTATAAACGGTACATCGGTACCAAACCGGTTTGCTGCATTCTCGAGTAAAGACTCCTTTACTTCTAGTAACCAAAATAATTACCCTAAGCTCCATCAGACGTCTGGTAGTGGAAACCAAAGCTGCTCTTCTTCAATACAG ATACCACCCAAGGATGCACATTCTCCAGCCAGTTTCCAACATGTCAGCCATCCCATAACAAGCATAGACGGCAGCACCGGTGGAAAGCCGCTTCATCCCAATTACCCTTCTCCCAGCAATGCTGCGGCGAGTGTCTTCTATAAACAACCAAGCAAACCcacctcagactctgcttccacCTCAAAGGCCGTGCCTGCTAAAAAGCCTGCTTTGTCTACCAGGGGCAAATGTGTGCTCCACACTGAGGGACGCTTCAGGGTGGAAGTTGGCTACAATGCAGatcttgttgctgtttttaaatccaTCCCATCTAAAAGCTATG ATCCCGCCATGAAGATGTGGAGCTTCAGTATGGAGGACTACCAAGAGCTAA TGACCCAAGCGGCATCCATTGCCTCTGTGTCACTGAGGCCCCTCGACGGGGCGCAGGCAGCGGACGCGGCTTCACCGACCAGCCGAGCTCAAGACAGGTTGGCGCTGAACGCTCTGCTGAAGCTGTGCAACGGCTGGCAGAAGCCAGACGCCGTCCTCCAGGGCCAGTGTACTTTGGTGTCCTGCACCAAGTTTGAGGTCGACGTCGGTTACCATGTGGATGTGATTGCGGCGTTCAAGCAAATGCCATCAAAGACTTACG ATATGAAATCAAGGAAATGGAGCTTTTCACTTGAGGACTACATGAGATTGA TGGAGCTCCTCGGTGGGATAGCAGCCGTGGAGGTGGAGCCTCTTCCGAGGGCAATCGTCCAGGCGTTTTCTGCTAGGTTTGAAGGGCTTCAAGCCAGGTCTTCGGACGTCCCCGCGGCAGACCTGTCCCACGTCGACCCCTTGATCACCAGCAGCCTCATGCCCTTCCAGAGAGACGGAGTCAA TTTTGCAGTTTTTAAAGAAGGCCGCCTCCTCCTGGCTGATGACATGGGCCTGGGAAAGACGGTGCAGGCCATCTGCATTGCCGCGTACTACAGGAAAGAGTGGCCCGTGCTGGTGGTGGCTCCCTCGTCTGTGCGCTTCACCTGGGCTGAG TCTTTCCGTCGCTGGCTGCCCTCGCTGAGTCCCGGCAGTATCAACGTGGTGGTGAAAGCCAAGGACAACCTGAGGGCGGGGCTTGTCAACATCATCAGCTATGACCTCCTGAGCAGGATGGACAAACAACTGCCGgggaaacattttgacattcttATCATG GATGAATCTCACTTCCTGAAGAACATAAAGACAGCTCGTTGTAAAGCAGCTCTGCCCTTATTAAAg ACAGCCAAGCGAGTAATTCTTCTGTCAGGGACCCCGGCCATGTCCAGACCTTCTGAGCTCTACACCCAGATTCTGGCTGTCAAACCGACACTCTTCCCACGCTTCCACGAGTATGGGCTGCGCTACTGTGGTGCTAAACAG TTGGCCTGGGGTTGGGACTACTCTGGCTCCTCCAATCTCTCCGAACTAAAACTCCTCCTGTCCGAGTGTCTGATGCTGCGTCGGCTCAAGTCGGACGTTCTCGCTCAACTTCCTTCCAAACAACGCAAAGTCGTCACGGTAACCATTGACGGCGTCAGCAACCGCACCAAAGCGGCTCTGTCCGCTGCGGCCAAGGAGTTAGCCAAGGGACACAATAAC AAAAAGGATGAAAAAGAAGCCCTCCTCATTTTTTATAACCACACAGCTGAAGCCAAGCTGCAAGCCATCAT GGAATACATCACTGACATGTTGGAGTGTGGCAGGGAGAAGTTCCTGGTGTTTGCCCACCATAAGCTGGTGCTGGATCACATCACAAGTGAACTTGTTAAAAAG GATGTCGCTTTAATTCGCATCGACGGGGCCACCCCCTCCAGTGAGCGCCAGCTGCTCTGCGACAAGTTTCAGAATTCGAACAAGACCTGCGTGGCCGTGCTGTCCGTCACCGCCGCCAACATGGGCCTGACCCTCCACGCCGCCGACCTGGTCATCTTTGCGGAACTTTTCTGGAAccctggg GTTCTCATCCAGGCTGAAGACAGGGTGCATCGCATCGGTCAAACCAACAATGTGAACATTCATTACTTGGTTGCTACGGGAACAGCTGATGATCACCTGTG GCCAATGATTGAAGCAAAAATGAAAGTGTTGGAGCAGGTTGGTCTGTCAGAGTCGAACCTCTCAGCTCATGCGGCGACAGCTCGATTCCACTCTAAG GACCGAGCATGTCCTTCCAGTGCTGTACCGCATGTTCCCTGGTGA
- the smarcal1 gene encoding SWI/SNF-related matrix-associated actin-dependent regulator of chromatin subfamily A-like protein 1 isoform X1: MSLQLTAEQQRRIEENRRKALERRAQRVGQTIATNSHGSMEGINGTSVPNRFAAFSSKDSFTSSNQNNYPKLHQTSGSGNQSCSSSIQIPPKDAHSPASFQHVSHPITSIDGSTGGKPLHPNYPSPSNAAASVFYKQPSKPTSDSASTSKAVPAKKPALSTRGKCVLHTEGRFRVEVGYNADLVAVFKSIPSKSYDPAMKMWSFSMEDYQELMTQAASIASVSLRPLDGAQAADAASPTSRAQDRLALNALLKLCNGWQKPDAVLQGQCTLVSCTKFEVDVGYHVDVIAAFKQMPSKTYDMKSRKWSFSLEDYMRLMELLGGIAAVEVEPLPRAIVQAFSARFEGLQARSSDVPAADLSHVDPLITSSLMPFQRDGVNFAVFKEGRLLLADDMGLGKTVQAICIAAYYRKEWPVLVVAPSSVRFTWAESFRRWLPSLSPGSINVVVKAKDNLRAGLVNIISYDLLSRMDKQLPGKHFDILIMDESHFLKNIKTARCKAALPLLKTAKRVILLSGTPAMSRPSELYTQILAVKPTLFPRFHEYGLRYCGAKQLAWGWDYSGSSNLSELKLLLSECLMLRRLKSDVLAQLPSKQRKVVTVTIDGVSNRTKAALSAAAKELAKGHNNKKDEKEALLIFYNHTAEAKLQAIMEYITDMLECGREKFLVFAHHKLVLDHITSELVKKDVALIRIDGATPSSERQLLCDKFQNSNKTCVAVLSVTAANMGLTLHAADLVIFAELFWNPGVLIQAEDRVHRIGQTNNVNIHYLVATGTADDHLWPMIEAKMKVLEQVGLSESNLSAHAATARFHSKDHKQRSIAEMFERSFSEDDKLDEASQ; encoded by the exons ATGTCCTTGCAGCTGACTGCCGAGCAGCAGCGGAGGATTGAGGAGAACCGACGGAAAGCCTTGGAGAGGAGAGCCCAGAGAGTTGGGCAGACCATCGCCACCAACAGTCATGGCTCCATGGAGGGTATAAACGGTACATCGGTACCAAACCGGTTTGCTGCATTCTCGAGTAAAGACTCCTTTACTTCTAGTAACCAAAATAATTACCCTAAGCTCCATCAGACGTCTGGTAGTGGAAACCAAAGCTGCTCTTCTTCAATACAG ATACCACCCAAGGATGCACATTCTCCAGCCAGTTTCCAACATGTCAGCCATCCCATAACAAGCATAGACGGCAGCACCGGTGGAAAGCCGCTTCATCCCAATTACCCTTCTCCCAGCAATGCTGCGGCGAGTGTCTTCTATAAACAACCAAGCAAACCcacctcagactctgcttccacCTCAAAGGCCGTGCCTGCTAAAAAGCCTGCTTTGTCTACCAGGGGCAAATGTGTGCTCCACACTGAGGGACGCTTCAGGGTGGAAGTTGGCTACAATGCAGatcttgttgctgtttttaaatccaTCCCATCTAAAAGCTATG ATCCCGCCATGAAGATGTGGAGCTTCAGTATGGAGGACTACCAAGAGCTAA TGACCCAAGCGGCATCCATTGCCTCTGTGTCACTGAGGCCCCTCGACGGGGCGCAGGCAGCGGACGCGGCTTCACCGACCAGCCGAGCTCAAGACAGGTTGGCGCTGAACGCTCTGCTGAAGCTGTGCAACGGCTGGCAGAAGCCAGACGCCGTCCTCCAGGGCCAGTGTACTTTGGTGTCCTGCACCAAGTTTGAGGTCGACGTCGGTTACCATGTGGATGTGATTGCGGCGTTCAAGCAAATGCCATCAAAGACTTACG ATATGAAATCAAGGAAATGGAGCTTTTCACTTGAGGACTACATGAGATTGA TGGAGCTCCTCGGTGGGATAGCAGCCGTGGAGGTGGAGCCTCTTCCGAGGGCAATCGTCCAGGCGTTTTCTGCTAGGTTTGAAGGGCTTCAAGCCAGGTCTTCGGACGTCCCCGCGGCAGACCTGTCCCACGTCGACCCCTTGATCACCAGCAGCCTCATGCCCTTCCAGAGAGACGGAGTCAA TTTTGCAGTTTTTAAAGAAGGCCGCCTCCTCCTGGCTGATGACATGGGCCTGGGAAAGACGGTGCAGGCCATCTGCATTGCCGCGTACTACAGGAAAGAGTGGCCCGTGCTGGTGGTGGCTCCCTCGTCTGTGCGCTTCACCTGGGCTGAG TCTTTCCGTCGCTGGCTGCCCTCGCTGAGTCCCGGCAGTATCAACGTGGTGGTGAAAGCCAAGGACAACCTGAGGGCGGGGCTTGTCAACATCATCAGCTATGACCTCCTGAGCAGGATGGACAAACAACTGCCGgggaaacattttgacattcttATCATG GATGAATCTCACTTCCTGAAGAACATAAAGACAGCTCGTTGTAAAGCAGCTCTGCCCTTATTAAAg ACAGCCAAGCGAGTAATTCTTCTGTCAGGGACCCCGGCCATGTCCAGACCTTCTGAGCTCTACACCCAGATTCTGGCTGTCAAACCGACACTCTTCCCACGCTTCCACGAGTATGGGCTGCGCTACTGTGGTGCTAAACAG TTGGCCTGGGGTTGGGACTACTCTGGCTCCTCCAATCTCTCCGAACTAAAACTCCTCCTGTCCGAGTGTCTGATGCTGCGTCGGCTCAAGTCGGACGTTCTCGCTCAACTTCCTTCCAAACAACGCAAAGTCGTCACGGTAACCATTGACGGCGTCAGCAACCGCACCAAAGCGGCTCTGTCCGCTGCGGCCAAGGAGTTAGCCAAGGGACACAATAAC AAAAAGGATGAAAAAGAAGCCCTCCTCATTTTTTATAACCACACAGCTGAAGCCAAGCTGCAAGCCATCAT GGAATACATCACTGACATGTTGGAGTGTGGCAGGGAGAAGTTCCTGGTGTTTGCCCACCATAAGCTGGTGCTGGATCACATCACAAGTGAACTTGTTAAAAAG GATGTCGCTTTAATTCGCATCGACGGGGCCACCCCCTCCAGTGAGCGCCAGCTGCTCTGCGACAAGTTTCAGAATTCGAACAAGACCTGCGTGGCCGTGCTGTCCGTCACCGCCGCCAACATGGGCCTGACCCTCCACGCCGCCGACCTGGTCATCTTTGCGGAACTTTTCTGGAAccctggg GTTCTCATCCAGGCTGAAGACAGGGTGCATCGCATCGGTCAAACCAACAATGTGAACATTCATTACTTGGTTGCTACGGGAACAGCTGATGATCACCTGTG GCCAATGATTGAAGCAAAAATGAAAGTGTTGGAGCAGGTTGGTCTGTCAGAGTCGAACCTCTCAGCTCATGCGGCGACAGCTCGATTCCACTCTAAG GACCACAAACAGAGGAGCATTGCAGAGATGTTTGAGAGGTCTTTCAGTGAGGACGACAAGCTGGACGAAGCAAGCCAATAA